One genomic segment of Methanococcus voltae PS includes these proteins:
- a CDS encoding cobalt-precorrin-8 methylmutase has translation MFMGAITKNGLDIAEKSREIVKSKIKDVLGTKYEDYTEEQMGIIERVVHATADPEYAKLMDFTDDAVKNGVEAIKNGKPIIVDISMVEAGIRYENIYNNIKSEETIELAKKEQITRAEAAMRLLKDKIDGGVVVIGNAPTALIEIVRLTKEENIKPALVVGAPVGFVKAAESKELLRNSENSAISTIGPKGGTPVAVSVANGIIALSRNEKA, from the coding sequence ATGTTTATGGGAGCCATTACCAAAAATGGATTAGATATTGCCGAAAAATCAAGAGAAATAGTAAAATCAAAGATAAAAGATGTTTTAGGAACAAAATACGAGGATTACACTGAAGAACAAATGGGTATAATTGAAAGAGTTGTTCACGCAACTGCTGACCCCGAATATGCAAAATTAATGGATTTTACAGATGACGCAGTAAAAAACGGTGTCGAAGCAATAAAGAATGGAAAACCTATAATCGTAGATATTTCAATGGTTGAAGCAGGAATTCGGTATGAAAATATCTATAACAATATAAAAAGTGAAGAAACAATCGAATTGGCAAAAAAAGAACAAATAACAAGAGCAGAAGCTGCAATGAGATTATTAAAAGACAAAATTGACGGTGGAGTTGTAGTAATCGGAAATGCACCAACAGCATTAATAGAAATTGTTAGATTGACAAAAGAAGAAAATATAAAACCTGCTCTAGTTGTGGGGGCACCGGTGGGCTTTGTAAAGGCTGCAGAATCTAAAGAATTATTAAGAAATTCCGAAAATAGCGCTATTTCAACAATAGGTCCAAAAGGAGGAACTCCAGTAGCTGTTTCCGTTGCAAATGGGATAATCGCATTAAGTAGGAACGAAAAAGCATAA